The Macaca thibetana thibetana isolate TM-01 chromosome 11, ASM2454274v1, whole genome shotgun sequence genome window below encodes:
- the LMBR1L gene encoding protein LMBR1L isoform X2, with amino-acid sequence MVNVKVLCEPEVSNCRVNVITGTVSVSSPLLVLPQPGPETSLMTGAPVDDADATVNKIALELCTFTLAIALGAVLLLPFSIISNEVLLSLPRNYYIQWLNGSLIHGLWNLVFLFSNLSLIFLMPFAYFFTESEGFAGSRKGVLGRVYETVVMLMLLTLLVLGMVWVASAIVDNNKASRESLYDFWEYYLPYLYSCISFLGVLLLLVCTPLGLARMFSVTGKLLVKPRLLEDLEEQLYCSAFEEAALTRRICNPTSCWLPLDMELLHRQLLALQTQRVLLEKRRKASAWQRNLGYPLAMLCLLVLTGLSVLIVAIHILELLIDEAAMPRGMQGASLGQVSFSKLGSFGAVVQVVLIFYLMVSSVVGFYSSPLFRSLRPRWHDTAMTQIIGNCVCLLVLSSALPVFSRTLGLTRFDLLGDFGRFNWLGNFYIVFLYNAAFAGLTTLCLVKTFTAAVRAELIRAFGLDRLPLPVSGFPRASRKTQHQ; translated from the exons ATGGTTAATGTGAAAGTCCTTTGTGAACCTGAAGTGAGCAACTGCCGGGTGAATGTCATTACGGGCACAGTCTCTGTGTCATCTCCTCTCCTAGTGCTCCCACAGCCAGGACCAGAGACCTCCCTGATGACTGGGGCACCTG TGGATGATGCAGATGCCACAGTCAACAAGATTGC GCTCGAGCTGTGCACCTTTACCCTGGCAATTGCCCTGGGTGCTGTCCTGCTCCTGCCCTTCTCCATCATCAGCAATGAGGTGCTACTCTCCTTGCCTCGGAACTACTACATCCAGTGGCTCAACGGCTCCCTCATCCATG GCCTCTGGaaccttgtttttctcttctccaacctGTCCCTCATCTTCCTCATGCCCTTTGCTTATTTCTTCACTGAGTCCGAGGGCTTTGCTGGCTCCAGAAAG GGTGTCCTGGGCCGGGTCTATGAGACAGTGGTGATGTTGATGCTCCTCACTCTGCTGGTGCTAGGTATGGTGTGGGTGGCGTCAGCCATTGTGGATAACAACAAGGCCAGCAGAGAGTCACTCTATG ACTTCTGGGAGTACTATCTCCCCTACCTCTACTCATGCATCTCCTTCCTTGGGGTTCTGCTACTCCTGG TGTGTACTCCACTGGGTCTCGCCCGCATGTTCTCCGTCACTGGGAAGCTGCTGGTCAAGCCCCGG TTGCTGGAAGACCTGGAGGAGCAGCTGTACTGCTCAGCCTTTGAGGAGGCAGCCCTGACCCGCAGGATCTGTA ATCCTACTTCCTGCTGGCTGCCTTTAGACATGGAGCTGCTACACAGACAGCTCCTGGCTCTGCAGACACAGAGGGTCCTGCTGG AGAAGCGGCGGAAGGCTTCAGCCTGGCAACGGAACCTGGGCTACCCCCTGGCTATGCTGTGCTTGCTGGTGCTGACG GGCCTGTCTGTGCTCATTGTGGCCATCCACATCCTGGAGCTGCTCATCGATGAGGCTGCCATGCCCCGAGGCATGCAG GGTGCCTCCTTAGGCCAGGTCTCCTTCTCCAAGCTGGGCTCCTTTGGTGCCGTCGTTCAGGTTGTACTCATCTT TTACCTAATGGTGTCCTCAGTTGTGGGCTTCTATAGCTCTCCACTCTTCCGGAGCCTGCGGCCCAGATGGCATGACACCGCCATGACGCAG ATAATTGGGAACTGTGTCTGTCTCCTGGTCCTAAGCTCAGCACTTCCTGTCTTCTCTCGAACCCTAG GGCTCACTCGCTTTGACCTGCTGGGTGACTTTGGACGCTTCAACTGGCTGGGCAATTTCTACATTGTGTTCCTCTACAACGCAGCCTTTGCAGGCCTTACTACACTCTGTCTGGTGAAGACCTTCACTGCAGCTGTGCGGGCAGAGCTGATCCGGGCCTTCG gGTTGGACAGACTGCCACTGCCCGTCTCTGGTTTCCCCCGGGCATCTAGGAAGACCCAGCACCAGTGA
- the LMBR1L gene encoding protein LMBR1L isoform X1, with product MEAPDCEVLSVREQLFHERIRECIISTLLFATLYILCHIFLTRFKKPAEFTTVDDADATVNKIALELCTFTLAIALGAVLLLPFSIISNEVLLSLPRNYYIQWLNGSLIHGLWNLVFLFSNLSLIFLMPFAYFFTESEGFAGSRKGVLGRVYETVVMLMLLTLLVLGMVWVASAIVDNNKASRESLYDFWEYYLPYLYSCISFLGVLLLLVCTPLGLARMFSVTGKLLVKPRLLEDLEEQLYCSAFEEAALTRRICNPTSCWLPLDMELLHRQLLALQTQRVLLEKRRKASAWQRNLGYPLAMLCLLVLTGLSVLIVAIHILELLIDEAAMPRGMQGASLGQVSFSKLGSFGAVVQVVLIFYLMVSSVVGFYSSPLFRSLRPRWHDTAMTQIIGNCVCLLVLSSALPVFSRTLGLTRFDLLGDFGRFNWLGNFYIVFLYNAAFAGLTTLCLVKTFTAAVRAELIRAFGLDRLPLPVSGFPRASRKTQHQ from the exons ATGGAAGCACCTGACTGCGAAGTGCTATCCGTGCGAGAACAGCTATTCCACGAGAGGATCCGCGAGTGCATT ATCTCAACACTTCTGTTTGCAACACTGTACATCCTCTGCCACATCTTCCTGACCCGCTTTAAGAAGCCTGCTGAGTTCACCACAG TGGATGATGCAGATGCCACAGTCAACAAGATTGC GCTCGAGCTGTGCACCTTTACCCTGGCAATTGCCCTGGGTGCTGTCCTGCTCCTGCCCTTCTCCATCATCAGCAATGAGGTGCTACTCTCCTTGCCTCGGAACTACTACATCCAGTGGCTCAACGGCTCCCTCATCCATG GCCTCTGGaaccttgtttttctcttctccaacctGTCCCTCATCTTCCTCATGCCCTTTGCTTATTTCTTCACTGAGTCCGAGGGCTTTGCTGGCTCCAGAAAG GGTGTCCTGGGCCGGGTCTATGAGACAGTGGTGATGTTGATGCTCCTCACTCTGCTGGTGCTAGGTATGGTGTGGGTGGCGTCAGCCATTGTGGATAACAACAAGGCCAGCAGAGAGTCACTCTATG ACTTCTGGGAGTACTATCTCCCCTACCTCTACTCATGCATCTCCTTCCTTGGGGTTCTGCTACTCCTGG TGTGTACTCCACTGGGTCTCGCCCGCATGTTCTCCGTCACTGGGAAGCTGCTGGTCAAGCCCCGG TTGCTGGAAGACCTGGAGGAGCAGCTGTACTGCTCAGCCTTTGAGGAGGCAGCCCTGACCCGCAGGATCTGTA ATCCTACTTCCTGCTGGCTGCCTTTAGACATGGAGCTGCTACACAGACAGCTCCTGGCTCTGCAGACACAGAGGGTCCTGCTGG AGAAGCGGCGGAAGGCTTCAGCCTGGCAACGGAACCTGGGCTACCCCCTGGCTATGCTGTGCTTGCTGGTGCTGACG GGCCTGTCTGTGCTCATTGTGGCCATCCACATCCTGGAGCTGCTCATCGATGAGGCTGCCATGCCCCGAGGCATGCAG GGTGCCTCCTTAGGCCAGGTCTCCTTCTCCAAGCTGGGCTCCTTTGGTGCCGTCGTTCAGGTTGTACTCATCTT TTACCTAATGGTGTCCTCAGTTGTGGGCTTCTATAGCTCTCCACTCTTCCGGAGCCTGCGGCCCAGATGGCATGACACCGCCATGACGCAG ATAATTGGGAACTGTGTCTGTCTCCTGGTCCTAAGCTCAGCACTTCCTGTCTTCTCTCGAACCCTAG GGCTCACTCGCTTTGACCTGCTGGGTGACTTTGGACGCTTCAACTGGCTGGGCAATTTCTACATTGTGTTCCTCTACAACGCAGCCTTTGCAGGCCTTACTACACTCTGTCTGGTGAAGACCTTCACTGCAGCTGTGCGGGCAGAGCTGATCCGGGCCTTCG gGTTGGACAGACTGCCACTGCCCGTCTCTGGTTTCCCCCGGGCATCTAGGAAGACCCAGCACCAGTGA